One window of Sulfurospirillum sp. 1612 genomic DNA carries:
- the trxA gene encoding thioredoxin, producing MGKYTELNASNFDETVSEGVALVDFWAPWCGPCRMIAPVIEELAEDFEGKAKICKVNTDEEQDVAVKYGIRSIPTILFFKNGELVDQMVGASSKQILADKINSYL from the coding sequence ATGGGAAAATATACAGAGTTAAATGCATCAAATTTTGATGAAACTGTAAGTGAAGGCGTAGCATTAGTTGACTTTTGGGCACCATGGTGTGGTCCTTGTCGAATGATAGCCCCAGTTATTGAAGAATTAGCAGAAGACTTTGAAGGTAAAGCTAAAATTTGTAAAGTCAATACAGATGAAGAGCAAGATGTTGCTGTAAAATACGGAATTAGATCAATACCAACAATATTATTCTTCAAAAATGGAGAATTAGTTGATCAAATGGTTGGTGCTTCTTCAAAACAAATTTTGGCAGATAAGATTAATTCATATCTATAA
- a CDS encoding YraN family protein, protein MSLEIGNKAEERVTRYLQSQGYTIIDRNFHSRFGEIDIIAEKNSVLEFIEVKYSKEYDPLYRITPKKMEKIIKTIHYFLMLHPQDKDYQISAALVNDEHIEFLENIS, encoded by the coding sequence ATGAGTCTTGAGATTGGGAACAAAGCAGAAGAGCGTGTCACACGCTATCTTCAATCACAAGGCTATACGATTATTGATCGAAATTTTCATTCTAGATTTGGAGAGATTGATATTATCGCAGAAAAAAATTCTGTTTTGGAATTTATCGAGGTGAAATACTCAAAAGAGTATGACCCCCTTTATAGAATTACACCAAAGAAAATGGAAAAGATTATCAAAACGATTCATTATTTTTTGATGTTGCACCCTCAAGATAAGGATTATCAAATTAGTGCTGCACTGGTGAATGATGAGCATATTGAGTTTTTAGAAAATATAAGTTAG
- a CDS encoding LL-diaminopimelate aminotransferase — MFDEIRFNTIERLPNYVFAEINDIKLAARRAGDDIIDFSMGNPDGKTPQHIIDKLVDSVSKDKTHGYSVSKGIYKLRLAICNWYKRKYDADLDPDTEAVVTLGSKEGYVHLVQAITNPGDVAVVADPAYPIHSHAFIIAGGNVHKFGLDYNEKFELDTEMFFEKLKKAFRDSVPKPKFVVVNFPHNPTTVTVDLSFYERLVAYAKQERFYIISDIAYAEISYDGYKTPSIFQVKGAKDVAVESTTLSKSYNMAGWRVGFIVGNPKLVGALQKIKSWFDYGIFTPIQVAATVALDGPQECIGEIVEKYQNRRDVLCESFANAGWDMGKPKATMFIWAKIPEVAQHLGSMEFSKQLLKEAKIAVSPGIGFGEHGDQYVRIALIENENRIRQAARNVKKYLKNLEAK; from the coding sequence ATGTTTGACGAAATTAGATTTAACACGATTGAGAGATTACCAAATTATGTATTTGCAGAAATTAATGATATAAAATTGGCAGCCAGAAGAGCGGGCGATGATATCATAGACTTTTCAATGGGGAATCCTGATGGTAAAACGCCTCAGCATATTATTGATAAATTAGTAGATTCTGTTAGCAAAGATAAAACACATGGCTATAGCGTGAGTAAAGGGATTTACAAATTACGTTTGGCTATTTGTAACTGGTATAAAAGAAAATATGATGCCGATCTTGATCCGGACACGGAAGCGGTTGTGACATTAGGGAGTAAAGAGGGCTATGTGCATTTAGTGCAAGCGATTACTAACCCTGGTGATGTGGCTGTTGTGGCTGATCCTGCTTATCCGATACACTCTCATGCCTTCATTATTGCAGGCGGGAATGTTCATAAATTTGGCTTAGATTATAATGAAAAATTTGAGTTAGATACGGAGATGTTTTTTGAAAAATTAAAAAAAGCATTTCGGGATTCTGTTCCAAAACCAAAATTTGTCGTTGTCAATTTTCCACATAATCCGACAACCGTTACTGTAGATCTCTCATTTTACGAAAGGTTGGTAGCGTATGCAAAACAAGAGCGATTTTATATTATTAGTGATATTGCGTATGCAGAGATCTCTTATGATGGTTATAAAACACCATCGATTTTTCAAGTCAAAGGGGCCAAAGACGTCGCAGTAGAGAGTACCACACTCTCAAAAAGCTATAATATGGCCGGATGGAGAGTAGGATTTATCGTGGGAAATCCAAAACTCGTTGGAGCATTACAAAAAATAAAATCATGGTTTGATTATGGTATTTTTACACCCATACAAGTAGCGGCCACAGTGGCGCTTGATGGACCACAAGAGTGTATTGGCGAGATTGTTGAAAAATATCAAAATCGACGTGACGTATTGTGTGAAAGTTTTGCAAATGCCGGTTGGGATATGGGGAAACCTAAAGCGACCATGTTTATCTGGGCAAAAATACCTGAGGTAGCACAACATCTTGGCAGTATGGAATTTTCAAAACAATTACTAAAAGAAGCAAAAATAGCAGTCAGTCCGGGGATTGGTTTTGGTGAACATGGGGACCAATATGTACGGATTGCATTGATAGAAAATGAAAACAGAATACGACAAGCTGCAAGAAATGTAAAAAAATATCTGAAGAATTTAGAGGCAAAATGA
- the rlmB gene encoding 23S rRNA (guanosine(2251)-2'-O)-methyltransferase RlmB — MIIYGKQLFLHVLEKYPNKLIKVQLAKKCDQKLFSKITRACSDVSLVDNMKAQALCHGGNHQGFIAHIENLQFARFEDVKKDAFIIILQGITDVGNIGAIIRTAYVFGADAIIISGIKNIQLESLIRTSSGAIFEIPIVLYSNTLDLINELKQVGFTLYGADMNGENVRGFEFNSKKALMMGSEGDGIPAKVKSKLDHIVSIHMARQFDSLNVGAATAILCDRIVNG; from the coding sequence ATGATAATATACGGAAAACAACTTTTTTTACATGTACTAGAAAAATATCCAAATAAACTGATTAAAGTCCAATTAGCCAAGAAGTGCGATCAAAAACTTTTTTCAAAAATAACACGGGCGTGCTCGGATGTGAGTTTGGTCGATAACATGAAAGCGCAAGCATTATGTCATGGTGGCAATCACCAAGGATTTATTGCGCATATCGAAAACTTACAATTTGCTCGCTTTGAGGATGTCAAAAAAGATGCTTTTATTATAATTTTGCAAGGGATTACTGATGTTGGTAATATCGGAGCGATTATCAGAACGGCATATGTTTTCGGAGCGGACGCTATTATCATCAGCGGCATTAAAAATATTCAATTAGAATCGCTAATCCGCACGAGTAGCGGTGCTATATTTGAGATTCCAATCGTACTGTATAGCAATACGCTAGATTTAATCAATGAACTAAAACAAGTCGGCTTTACACTTTATGGTGCTGACATGAATGGGGAGAATGTAAGAGGGTTTGAGTTTAATTCTAAAAAAGCTTTGATGATGGGAAGTGAAGGGGATGGCATACCGGCTAAGGTAAAATCCAAACTAGATCATATCGTTTCGATTCATATGGCTCGACAATTTGACTCTTTAAACGTGGGTGCAGCAACCGCAATATTGTGTGATAGGATAGTGAATGGATAG
- a CDS encoding homoserine dehydrogenase, with product MVKVGIIGVGTVGSSVVNILQKNRDIIKARAGKEIVPVLGIVKNLDKTRDLDIKLSDNIDDVLEDESIDIVVELMGGVEAPLEVVKKALAKNKAVVTANKAMLAYHRYELQQYAKEIPIGFEASVAGGIPIIKALREGLSANHIESIKGIMNGTCNYMLTKMMKEGVAFDVILKEAQDLGYAEADPSFDIGGFDAAHKLLILASIAYGIDAKPEDILIEGIENINKEDIFFANEFGYSIKLLTIAKKTDDAVELRVHPALIDRNAMIAKVDGVMNGVSVVGDCVGETMYYGPGAGGDATASSVISDIIDIVRNGSNSPMLGFKNILENSVLKLKKADDIFTKYYIRIEVEDRIGVLSKISNILGDHDISINSFIQKQSSDTQNATLLFSTHQCFEKNIQNAIHDLGACDFIRKNPVMIRIEE from the coding sequence ATGGTGAAAGTTGGAATAATCGGAGTCGGTACCGTAGGAAGCAGTGTGGTTAACATTCTGCAAAAAAATAGAGATATTATCAAAGCACGCGCAGGTAAAGAGATTGTTCCGGTGTTGGGAATTGTCAAAAATCTTGATAAAACAAGAGATTTAGACATCAAACTTAGTGATAATATTGATGATGTTTTGGAAGATGAAAGCATTGATATTGTAGTAGAACTAATGGGTGGCGTCGAAGCACCTTTGGAAGTGGTCAAAAAAGCGTTAGCTAAAAACAAAGCGGTTGTGACTGCAAACAAAGCGATGTTAGCATACCACCGTTATGAATTGCAACAATATGCCAAAGAGATTCCTATTGGATTTGAGGCCAGCGTCGCAGGGGGTATTCCGATTATTAAAGCCCTACGAGAGGGATTAAGTGCCAATCATATTGAGTCTATTAAAGGCATCATGAATGGGACGTGTAATTACATGTTGACCAAGATGATGAAAGAGGGCGTGGCTTTTGATGTGATATTAAAAGAAGCGCAAGACCTCGGATACGCAGAGGCCGATCCGAGTTTTGATATTGGAGGTTTTGATGCCGCTCACAAACTTTTGATTTTGGCGAGTATTGCTTATGGTATTGATGCAAAACCTGAAGATATTCTCATCGAAGGAATTGAAAATATCAACAAAGAAGATATCTTTTTTGCCAATGAATTTGGATACAGTATTAAATTATTAACGATTGCCAAAAAGACAGATGATGCGGTTGAATTACGGGTACATCCTGCATTGATAGATCGCAACGCAATGATTGCAAAAGTCGATGGCGTGATGAATGGCGTGAGTGTTGTTGGTGATTGTGTGGGTGAAACCATGTATTATGGTCCCGGAGCAGGGGGCGATGCGACGGCGAGTTCCGTGATTTCTGACATCATAGATATCGTGAGAAACGGTAGCAATTCCCCAATGCTAGGTTTTAAGAATATACTCGAAAACAGTGTGCTCAAACTCAAAAAAGCTGATGATATTTTTACAAAATATTATATTCGTATTGAGGTAGAAGACCGCATTGGTGTCTTATCTAAGATTTCCAATATTTTAGGCGATCATGATATCTCTATCAACAGTTTTATTCAAAAACAAAGCAGTGATACCCAAAATGCAACACTTCTTTTCTCGACGCATCAATGTTTTGAAAAGAATATTCAAAATGCGATACACGATCTTGGAGCGTGTGATTTTATCAGAAAAAACCCCGTCATGATACGGATAGAAGAGTAG